The DNA sequence CCATACAGAATTGAAGCACTGCACCCATTGCTTATGGATACGGACATgcaatttgatttaaaagaccATTAGCAAGCTGTGTTAAGCTCTTATATACTAGTCAATAAAGCTACTGCCATAAGCTCATTAATTATCATGAGCACTAAATCTCAATGAATATACTTTTTCCCCATTTGTTGTACATTAAAGTTAGGACACAACTAAGCATAGTTCTAGAAGGCCTAATGATCACGAAATAGTTCCCAGCGCCCAACATTGACACCCTAAGCACTTCAATTGAGTGCAAAACACTATAACAATCAATTAAACATCAAATACATATAAAAGAGTCTGTTATCAGGtctaagaataatttttttatatgataacactttattaatataagtaaataggcatagcccaagtacacaggaggtATACAAACAGCATATCACGTCTAAGAATCAATACCTCACACTTAAGCCATTTCCAGGGGCAGTTGAGCCACAGCTGTGACACTTTGTATGCCTCGGGCACAAATAAGGGCCAGAGTTGACATTCTGCACTATCCACAAGCCTAAGCAAGCTTTTAACTAAGATATAGAAtcttgagaagaaacaatttACACTCACCTTGTGAGAAGGCTTTTGGCAGTAACAATGGTGAGCACCATCGCACCTTTTACAGAACATAAATTTGTTGGGGTCTCCTGTTTTTAGGCATACCTAGAGAAAGcagaaggcaaaaaaaaaaaaatgtgatacaCAAGATATCAATTATAAACAGGGAAAACCAGGTAATACCAACAAGATATGCAGGAACTTGACGAGTAAAGTTATAATGTAAATGCAACTCCAAGGGGAAAATGCTTTACAGTCGATGAAAAAGGCTAACCTTCGGGTATTCCTAttatttattgacaaagtttagattaaaaaaaaaaaaaaaaaggatcccAAGAAGCTACAGAAGTTGTAGTCCTGACCTTACTTTGGTAgcttatttttcaaaccctgaCTGATATTTCTGTTGATTCTGCTCATACAGAGGCAGCACATGGTACAACATAGGCAAAAAAATGCATCATATCATATCTCTTAAAGCTTGTTACTATAATAATTTGATATCCTTGAAAGTCCACAGCTGGTCTCTGAATATGAGTTTAGGTAAGCGTATTGAGAAGAAAGCAGATTTAGCTGAAAGGAAAGTGCTTACTAAAAGCTTGATCAGTAGGAATCCCACAAATGTTATGGTGCACCATCTTGGTCATTTGAATACTCAGGACATCAGACCTTCTATAATTAATGGGCCCATACTTATAGTCTAGCTACATTTTTTGCAGGACTGGCAGTCCTTCATCGTGAGGAAATCTTTGCTAACATATCTTAAAAATGGCATTTTATCAGTTTTTCATTCCCATTATACCAACATTAGAACAACCACTAAAGAAATTTCTCTGCCCCAAATTAAACCAGTAAAGCTTCATGTAGCACatcatcattcttccaattaaatTCCTTCAGTTTGCTAATCATGCTTACCCAATACCAACCAGAGGGGTCGTCCATTTCCAATAAACCAAGCCCGTCAGTTCCAAATATAACTCAAGAGTTTTAGATCCCTCACCCCCTTCTGTTGCAAGTAGAAGAAATTAGATTGTAGGTCACAGCTAGACAAAGTTTCCTTTGGAAATTTAGGCTTTGTTTGggtattgagatgagatgagaaactCTCAAAACTTCCTacaattttctttccaaacatcactcaagcacaaaacacttctcaattctatatcttcaaatttttcatctaatcattacttaatcattacaacttttacaaacttcaaaacaaaaataaaattcaaacaattttttaacttcataatatttttattcaacattttctctcacatttcccaaaacccaataaaacatcttaactcaaactatttcactactattcacttcttcttttttgatcggtcaaaaaaattttattcatagaatTTTGTGATACTCCAAGTGTCCAAACGAGCCCATAATCTTAGTTTCAACTACATCTACTTTAAATTTCATATCAAAACAATTCAAAGtgaaaattcaaaacaacacAAAAACATGGAAAAAAATGCTAATAAAATGGACAATAGGGAGTGCTATGAACTGATAGTTTTATCGATTGATCCTGAGCATTACACAGACTCTAATTTTTGTTAATGCGCAAATCAAATCAATTTaaaaggtataaaaaaataaattataacagCTAATGACAGGAAAAATACAGTACAGAAATATTTTGATTTCTACTGGCAAGGAATAAAGAAATAGCAAAGATTACATTCACTATCCATTGGCTTCAagtaatattatactattgccATGGTCCACATATATTCTATAGTCTTGGATTTTTTGGATAACGTACGAGTTGCAATTCCTATCATGTACTAAGATTGCAACCCTCCATTGTACTTTCTTTTCTAAtcaattacttaaaaaaaataaaaaaatcaactggATATATAGCAACCTTTATCCATTCTAGAGCTTCAAAgaaagaataattttaattagaatgaaaagatgTAACAACAAGGATCTAGCGGTACTGCACATCATTTTTTACCTCACATATCCGACAAGAGGGACAGACCCATGAACTCCAGTGGAATAAATCTGTAATCAACTCCCACAAATGAGAGAATGTGTTGCTTGGAGCTTCATAGAGATGTTTAACCAGTAAATAATCTTACCTCGATGCTGAGCCCAAGACTTCAAGCAGCTCCTATGGTACTTCTTGCCacacttcttgcaaggaagcaTCCTTCTTGCTTTCTCACTACCTTCATTTTCACCAGAAAGGCACAAACGACACATTAAATTCACATTGGACTGATCTTCCTCAGCTTGACCTCTTGAGGCATCCTGTTTTATAGAAAGCCCAATCAGGATAGCCACAGAAGAAACTAGAACATAACAAATAAGTCAAAATGGaaacaagaagaaaacaaaaagaatacaGAAGTTAACTGCAGCACAAAACAGAATCTCAAGCATTAAATTAACTTATATTGCCACATAACTCCAAATTGAAATGAAAACCACTCAGTATAAACTTATAGTTCCCAAACTCTAGCCTCTGGCTGGAAGGAAATTCAAGGCTGTCCTCAAGTGGCGaaagtgtggaagatgatcccgttgtgtatcatgtggtgtgcttgattggaaagaaatgagcgatgctttgaagatagggaaCGCACAATAGAGGTGTTTCAGAACTTTTTTATGCACACTTCAATAGTTTGATTTTCAGCCATTGTACTAGATGGAAACAATGCTCATGACTTTTTGTCTTTAATTTAGAATGTATTAAGGTGTTCttctgtatacttcctgtgtacgcgggctatgcctatttcattcatatcaatataatTAACTTCTTacgtatcaaaaaaaaaaaagctctagcctcagaaaacttttttttttttttggattcgTCAATCTAGCATCAGAAAACTTTAGAATGCATTCCACATTTTTTGGCATTCAAGAACCAAACAACATTGAGAAAAGTACAAATCTAGTATATTGAAGTACAAATACCAAAGACAAGCATTTAGCATAGAACTGCTAGTATATAACAAGATACATTcccataaaaacaaactatgtccagccaaaaaaataaaaaacaaaacttcaTCTGGTAAACATTCAACAGCCTAACTAAAGCGAATTCCCCACAAATCTCGTacgttgaatttttttttaaacgatcTTCATATAGATAAAACAGAAACGCAAAATGCAAGCTTAAGCAAAACCTAGTTCCTAAAATTCACAAACCAAAGCTCGCAATCAACCGCAAAACTCACATTTCAGGAAGTTTAGAAAAACTAAAATCGTAACAGAATCCAAACCCCAAAAAAAACGCAAGTAAAGTCACCCTTATAAATCGAATCGAGATGCAAGGAAGCTCACTCACCGCCGAAAGATCACCGGACTCGAACCGCCTGGCGTAGTCCTCCGCGGCGACCATCGCGGCGGCCGTCTTCTTCTGGAGGGCAATGCGCTTGCTCTGGGTCGATACGGAGGGCGCGACCTCGTCGACTGCATTTCCACCAAAAACCCCTCCGTCGGATAAAACCAAAGGAAGGGCGACGACTTTGGGGACAAGAACCTGGAAGGTGTGGTTACTGGCGGCGGCGTACTCGGGACTGGCCAAAATACCGGAGGAGGAGGGATCGTTGAGAAACTGATCGATGGTACGAACATCGAGCAGGAAGTCAATCCTGGCATTGGCGCTGTGAAGGCTCCCCGGAAACCCTAGCGAACAGGAACAAATTCGCTGACTGCAACCACACGAAGaagcagagaaagagagatactttttagagagagagagagagagagtttaaaGAGGGGGGGTTGGTTAAGGGAACCATACCATGTAATTGGGCAAGCTACGTGAAAGGCCATGTAGTTTGTAGactataatttctttttcttttttctttttttttttcgtttcctGAGCGTTTGGTTCAGACTTGAGGGACCGTGTGCGCGAGCGACGGATCGCTATTCTCTGGCTCCGCTCGCGGCGTACATTTTGTTGAAGTGAAGCGGCCGCCTGTTTGCCTTTGGCCTGGTGGTTTTCAACGCAATATTACTGTCTTGGGAGGGTGCCATGCGATCACCCAATGATGCAACGATGTTTGTATCATTTTATTATCTTaacaaatgatatttacaattttaaaatatgtaaatttcgTCCAttccttttaataaaaatagataaatctaatatctatgtgaaaaaaaaaaaaattttaaatgtaaaccttacttcttttcaaaataaatatatgggaCTTGCATAACTTAAAAATGTATCTAATAttagacttttattattatcttgCTTTTGTTGATATGATGCTATCTATCCATCatattattacaaaaattaataattagtctAATAATTAATAGACTTATACACCATAaaactgtatctagcattattcttttattattatatagcacACAAGTTGTTAACATTGTGTTCCGTACACCTTTAGTCTGGGTTTCTGCAACTCGAATATGAATCTTTATACCTACACACTCTGGAAAATAGAAGAAAGGGCAAGGAGGTACTTGGTGTCAACCAGAGAGTCTCCAATACTTAAGTCAGTATATCTCCTTAGTGGTCTGTGCTAGAGTGCCAGAGCTTAGAGAAAGTTTTTCGTACTTGGAGGTCGGCTTTTATATGAGACTTCTGGGGAGGACATCTCATACCTTGCCTTAGGGTGTCATGTCACTTTGACTATTGTTTGGTCAGAATCATTTAATGCAACTTAGCTCATAGGGTGGTGTCATTAATGTGGCATGGAGTCCGTAGAGTGGTGTCATTAATGTGACGTGGCTCATTCAATAGACTTTAGCCTGCAAGTGATCATCGTCGAGTCTCTTCATACCTTCTGCCAAGAGATCGAGTGTCCTACACATCTCTCACCCACCTGTCTGTACAGGTTCTCTAGTGCTAGGTGTTATTAGGGGGTGTCAAAGCAACGAGTCTCATTTGTCTCTACCGTTCTTCTTTCCCGCATGGAGTTGCTTTATGGGTTGGTTTAGCTTGCGGGCTAAGTACTTCGTAAGGACCAATGACTTCTCTAGAGAAGGGTTGTTGGGCCCTTTGAGGTCCCTCATGGGCTTGTCACACACGCTTAGGGAGGGAAAACCTCTTTACAACTACTCCACCAATTCTTATTGGACTCGTTATGtgagaatttatttttgtcattttcttcttattcttacCTGTATGTGATTGTGTGTCCATTGAACTTTAGGGCTTTCGAAATGGGTGGTTTGTACTTGGTTACACCCCCTAGATTGTTTACTACTCTTCCTAGCTTTGGTTACATGCCCTAGATTGTTTGTACCTGATTGTGCCCATCCAGTTTTCTCTATCATTAATGGTGTTAGGTGGTTGTTTCTCTCTGGGTTTTTGTGGCATGTTCTCTAATAGTTAAATTTGGCACTTGATTGCATTTGTTCAGTTTCCTTGGCATTGATGGTGTCATCGTGTTGTGGGATTCATGCCCATCTATTGATCTCACGGGGTGCATGTGTTCCCACGACCTAGGATCCCAATAGTCTTCAGGGATTATTTAAACCCCAACCCCTTCATCATTTGGAGCTTACCTGCATTTCTTGCTATTGTCTTCCTTCTCTGAATCCCTTATACTTTCTTGCTTCCCTTTATTCCCCTCTTATGTGTGTTTCTTGCCTCCCCTTCCTCTATCTTCATATTCTCATGGCTTCCAAGAACTCTTCCTATGCTGCTCCCAATAGCTCCAATTATGTCAATCCCTCAAGATCCTTATTGGCTCCTGGGGATTTAGACCCTCCTGAGGCTCATACCAAGTCGCAACAGTTTGATGGGTTTTCCTAGCAATCAATGGTGACTCCCAGTGAGTTTGAGTCTCTGAAATCAACTTTGAAGGTGCCTAACATAATGGAGTTTGTGGTGTCAATGCCCCAAGAAGGAGCGATAGACTTTGACAGCTACGCCTCGAAGATGGCCCTGTACAACTTCATTCAAACGAGTGGAGAATCTTGGTGTCCTATTGCATTATTTGGCAGCTGGCATTGGAGGTGGGTTCAAAATGCCTTGACCTCACCGCTCGCGGGTTCCTTCACACCCACAACTCTTGAAACAAAACAGCAACACGTGCAACTTCGGTCCATCCATGCACTGGCCTATCTAGCGCCGCAATAGAATTGGGTAAAGCGGTGGAACCGACGTTTCTTTTTCCTGTCAAGCAAAGGATGAGAGTTTCCTGTCAACTGATGCAACTATCCCTTTCGCGCCATCCAAGGAGTTGGCTGCAAGGACAAAAACTTTCAGTTGTCGGCAACTCCCGATGAGGTGAGTCAAATTGAGATTGTTAGGGCTTGGGTGAAGGCACACATGAATGATGTTTACTCCAAGGCCCTGCTAGATGAGAGTAGCCTCTGATGATACCTTGCTCCCCCGACCAACATGTGCTTTTGTCGATTGATGTATACCGATGCAACTAGCCATTCTCCAAGTTTGTTGGCATTCCCCTAGGCCCTCGATGGTAGGGAAAGGGAAGAAACCCAGTAGGGACATTCTCGCCCACAACAACTTTGATTCAACATCGATGCCtcctaggggtgggcagcggggccccgcactctgctaccccgcccccgttcgccccgcccccgcacgacGGGGCGGGGTACACCGCCCCGCATGGGCCGGGGCGGGGGCCCCCTTCCcgcatctagtccccctagcgggggcggggggcggggagggcccaaccccgccccgctctcacctatatatatatattatatatatatatatataaacataaatatttatatatacaaaaacataaatatatgtttatatatataaatatatatttatattttacaaattgtgtatatataaatatatattataatttgttagacttgttcacaaattatgcattagcaaatttaaaaactatatagctTAAAAACTAttacactacaacttacacaaaatatgcattagtaaatttaaaaattatatcatttttaaattatagtcatatttacaaaatttaaatttacaatttagatctaaaaatatattttttatcacttttagatctagaaataattttttaaaataataaaatatagttaatattttaaGTGAAAATAAGGCGGGGTGGATTGGGTATCCGCCCCGCACCCCGCCTagcggggcggggtaccccgccccgggGATGCGGGGGCGGGTGGCGGGGAGGAAAATCCCACCCCCACATGGtgcggggcggggtgcggggagggggctaccccgcaccgtatggtgcgggtagcacccctaatgcCTCCCTCGGGATAGTCTTTTGTTCTTGTGCTTGTCTCGTGGCCAAAGCCATCCTCGGAGAGGGGTGGGAAACCCTTCTCGTCTCTCAAAGCTGCATCTTCTCCTTCTTCACCATGTAAGTTGGTTGGGGTTGAGGCCCTTCAACAGGTCCAAGCCAACCATTTGATGGCCAATGTTCCTCAGCCCAAGGGGCCCCTCAAGTTTTTCCGAGGTTCCTTCTACGACCCCAGCAGGCAACGAAAGGGGGTTTGAGAACCTTTCCTTGAGAGAGGAGTTGCTCTCCTTATAGTTTTATGGAGTCCTTTTAGACCCTCCTACTAGGGTGTCCCAGATAGTAGCTCCATCTCTTGAAATAGATATCGAGACGATTCTCTCGCCAGCGATTGAGGAGCGTCCTGTTGGGACCAAGGACTCTCTTGATTGGGTTTCTATTCCAGAATCTCTCATTACCTATTCTCCTAAAGTTGAGATTGTCTCAACCGAAGTCGTTTATGAGGGAGGTGAAGGTGACAAAGTTTTGTTTGGGATGGAAATGGTGAGAGTGGTGTTACCTTATGGAAGAGAGAAactatagaaaagaaaagagaatgagaGGAAACGAGGAAGCGAgggacataattttttttttcttcctctgcaGTGTGGTCTACCTTTGAGAGAATGTGGGGTCCACGTGGCATGCCACAATTGGAGTGTTGCTTGAAATAGGTCGGATGCACCTGATGGAAGGTATTCTCTTTTTCTAAAGTTATATAAATGACATCATTCAATATGGTGTAGCATGGCAGAAGCGTATGACTTCAGTTCCGTGAAAGGGCGTTAATAGAGCAGAAGCAGcggtagaagaagaagaacaagaaaagatATGAACGCTCCCGACCGCTATGAACGTTTCGTCGTCCCTGAAGGCACCAAAAAGTATCTTTCTACAAAGATTTATCTCTAAACCCCTCTCTTTCTACCCTCATTTTCTTAgtttcttttaacttttaattttcagggTGTCGTACGAGAGGGACACGAAGATAATCAACGCTGCATCGTTCACCGTCGAGAGAGAGGACCACACAATCGGCAACATTATTCGCATGTACTGTCTTCGAATTTTTCATTCCATTTATCTTAAGTTATTACTTTTCCTAAAACATCATAATAAAACTCCTGCTTTTCTTGCTTTTTTTCGTCTTTATCAGGCAATTGCACAGGGACCCGAATGTTTTATTCGCCGGGTACAAGCTTCCTCACCCCCTTCAGTATAAAATCATTGTTAGAGTTGGTGATTTTCTCTCCCCtcttccaaaaaatatatatatatatatatatatttgtgcagTCTGTAGGCTAATTCCACTGTGGGATATTAATTCTAAAACCTATCttagttgaatattttttattttggcattTCAGTCAGATGATTTCTTTTTCAGTCTGTGTTTTTTAATGCTCGTTTAAGAAGCTATTTTTGGGGGCATCTCATACTGATACAACTACCATTTATACTATATtttgatgattgaaaagtccactctttatttttcatgagTTGGTCTCTTC is a window from the Carya illinoinensis cultivar Pawnee chromosome 14, C.illinoinensisPawnee_v1, whole genome shotgun sequence genome containing:
- the LOC122294395 gene encoding DNA-directed RNA polymerases II, IV and V subunit 11 — its product is MNAPDRYERFVVPEGTKKVSYERDTKIINAASFTVEREDHTIGNIIRMQLHRDPNVLFAGYKLPHPLQYKIIVRIHTTSQSSPMQAYNHAINDLDKELDHLKNAFETELAKHSREY